The DNA region tttatttgttttcttcagaATAATGGTATCCACCATGACTACAGGTAACCTGACGATCACTGAAGATGCAGACGACGGTTTCCCGCCATTTCTCATCATATTCATCGTATTACAACAGCTAGTGTTCGTCCTTTCCTGTTTTGGTAATGGTGTCGTCATCTTCATCTTCACTCGTTATCTTCATTTGAAATCTTTCACCAACCGTTTTGTCGTGGGTCTTGCCATCGCTGATTTTTGCACTGGACTTTCAGTAGGATCCCAAATTGTATACTTCTTGTTTCCAGAATTAAACACAGACAGGGTAGCATGTTTCGTTCGGTATCAGCTCGTGGCATTTATGACGACGGCGTCGCAGCTCACAGTGTCATTTACAACATTCGACAGATACATCGCGATCTGTCACCCTCACAGCTATACCAAAGTTGTGACTAATATCACTGCTAACGTCCTTGTTACACTTCCATGGATATATGCCCTGGTGGTGACAGGGATATCGTATGTTGGACTAAAACCATGGACCGGCGAATCCTTGTTCTGTCTCTATCACCTCATTTTCGAACATGGTGTCTATTTAGCGTCGGCTTTGACCATAATTTTCTTTAGCATTGCATCCTTGGTCATGTACATGTGCATTTTACGAGTAGCATGGAGGTACTTCAATAGAATACGTCCTTCGAATGTGTCTAATGTCGGTTCTGAACTACGCCAGAAATCAACAGAGCGTAACGTCCGAAGTGCAAAGGTCATGGGGATCGTGACAGCAGCGTTTACGGTTTGTTGGGCCCCTTTCACGTCATATCAGTTACGATATGGGCTAGGGTCGTTTGATCTAACTGACTATGACGTCACTGCTTCCAATTGGCTCGTGTTCCTCGGGATGAGCAACAGCTTAGTGAACCCTGTGATATACGCCTGGCAGCGGAAGGATTTTACTAGAGCGTGTAAGAAAGTGTGTCGTATGAGTTCTATCAGAGGAAGCACCACAACGGACGGTTTTACTTCACATGCTTCCACAACGTAAAAAGACTTAAATACGCAATGAGTGGCCCATGTATAAAGGGTTAAAGAATTTTCTCTGCAGAGAAGTCAAATATCTCCCATGACTAACTTGTTTTCTAATATAGATTTAAAGAAATATGAGTTCATACCAAAGTTaacaatggaattaaaatacTATGGTGGCGTGTGTAATGTTGACCTGTTTTGAATCAATCAAAGAAAGCTATTTTTACCGGAATTCGGTTTTGACCATACACACGATAAACTAAAAAGTTTTGTCACATTTTTGACATAATCAGCGCTTTTCAGATAGCGCTCTGATGACTGATTTTGTTTTAGATACCTTGAAGTACAAAAGAAACATTTTGGTATTTCTATAAACAGCCAGGTcgtttaaggacgtgtcaggttttgttggtggaggaaagctggattatccggagaaaaaccatcgatcAGCGGCTAGACACTAAAACTAAAAACTTTAGGTTCTCAAATAGTTAGTCAATACAGGACAGATGTCAACTGAGGAAATACCATTGTATCGAGAGCGGTCTAACTTTCATCAGACTCGATAGTAATGAACAATGACTAATTCCAGATACCTGTTGCGTGACGACGCCATGAAAGATAACCTAAGACGAggttaaaaaagaaataacaatCTCAGACACTGCGTGATAAATGCCAGTAATTCTAATCAAAAGTGTCTCGAGAGAAACAAAATACTCCGTAATCCAATAGGAAGCATTCATTCACGTGCACACAAAATTACATAAACCAACCAATATATGTGCAGTCTTTTCTTCATAAATAGTTTGTCTTCTCAAACGACGGATGCAACAGGGACAACCTACTAGATAACAAGATGTATCGACTGGCTACAGCAGGTTTATTATGTCTTCTTGCTCCTGTATACCTTCTGCTCGGTAAGTtattgtatgtatgttttaatACTGCAAACCACtttagtttatttatttatttatttaatattccCGAAGACGCAAAATGTATGCGAAAATAAAGTCGTTCATAATATGCCATAAATGAGACGTGTACGCGTCATCgttataaaagtgttttattGTATCGGTTACTGCTAGTAGTTCAGTGGGGTTTTTTCTATGTGTACATTCGACTGTCGGACAGTTCCTAACTGCTAAAAGTCATCTTGAAATAACCCGAACGTTTCCCTATTTTAGGTGGTGTTCAGGCAGACGGTCACTGCGATGCAGCTGATAACGGGTTCGTCACTACTGACACCTGTAACGCAAGCAAGGAACACTGTATTGGCTGCTTCAAAGCTTTTCCAATAAATGCTATGTCTGTTTATGAACGAATGGAATGTACCAACAAGACTGAATTGGAAATTATGAGCAACGGCAACCTTACCTGTCCAAATCCGTGTGACGACTTTTGCTGGGTGTCCTGCGAAGTTGTTGCCCTGTACGATAGTTCGGCCGGACCATGCGATTGTATACCACACACTGGAGGTGATGGTGATGGGAATGTCCCGAACTGGTGCCATGCTCCTCAGGGTCAGATGGCATTCTTCACCGAATGCTACGACTCTAGTGCCATTTACACCTGTAGCGAAACCGCGGAAATGTTCACTAACGCTTTAAATATTACCATGTCTATGTACGAAGCTCGTGAAAACTACTCGTGCTCCGGTAACTTTGCTGAAGAAACCATCAGACGATGTCTCAGTACTGCGCTTGCTACTTTTGTTAGGAACAATACAGCCGAATGTGAAGAAGTGAGTTTGGATGCAATCGACTGCTTCAGTGCCTTCAGAGATACCATATCCTCTGACGCAGCATGTAACGAAACTAGTGTAGCATTAGAGATGGCCGACGAATTCATATCTCCTGGATACGCTGAAGACCTTTACGACAACTTTccagattttggctctgacttgATGAGCTGTCTTGAGAATTTGTATTAATTtgtcagaaatattttcatgtgGACACAGTTCGTGAAGAACCATACAGTAACTTTGGCAATTGTTTGAGAATTTGGGAATTTGGTACTGGTCTCATGAGCTGCCTTTTGGatttgtaatatttacctgGAATACGTTTTTATGGACAGAATTAGATTTGGTATGCTGTGCGTAAGGACCGGAAGGACTGGTTAGTCATTATCGATGTAAGCACATCAACAAAACGTGTCGAGTCAGAAACATCAAAGGTTTTAATCAGGAGACATCAGAACACTTGACATTAGACATGGACAAATGAtcacaaaataatatttctttacaGTTCGTGGATTATCTCGCGAATTTTGGTGAGTcggaaaatatatcaaaacgaTGGGTTTACATATTGCAGTCTGTCGTATGAATGACAACTATATAGTAGGTATACAACTAAACttttacataaatgtattatatgcattgataacataaaattgtatatgcttcaaacacattttaaaaaaagactcattaatttgtttaatattcaaatcttacatatatattcaGCTTAAGATgccaaaatatatatcatttcattttcaactGTTTATGACTCATTACATTTTCGGCCAGCCTCGATACTCCAAGAGTCtcgatcacttatgatctctacacccctcgACTATCTCAaggtaaaactggaggcaacagaacagaacaggtaatttagtcgtttgatgttcatcaaaagaaccgtataacggtacactgtggttgactatgtggctttgaagttgagcgtcgctctctctgtattcttcaaaggaaatctttgctgggcTGTAATTGGTTCAGATGtactttgagatagtccaggggtgtagagatcatatgTGTggtcggaacccctggagtactgAGGAtgattttcagtattttctcttcttcttggTAGACCAGGCCGTCAATGTTGACGATTTGAGGTCTGTGGGGGTTGGCGCAGTGGCGTGTGAAATGTTATATAAGTGAAggattttttgttaattttattttagctTTTTTCACAGCTTTAAAgggaatagtcgggcaaagaaaaccagtctaaatgctttcattagccttccaaaagttctcacatattaatacgaagGTCAAGTTCGGCTTAGTTTCcaagttctgaccattgaaataaagaaaagttgaaagcgaggctgcatggaaatgtaaccacggacatagtcagccgggaggacgttttaggattcctatactttaaattaatttctgcgtacgcagacagatttcgacgagagattttatttttctatttcataagaaataatactggatacattcacgcCATTTTTACctactttagccatccttgcccgactgttcactttaagataaaatatgataaaaaggtGTAGAAATTAGTTTATTGTGAAGGCTTTAAAGACTGTATATGGGATGTGTGTCTTGAAGTCTTTGAGCGTTGTGCTTTGTACTGCTGCTACCGGTAAAAGGTTCCATTGTGTGATTGTATATATCTCTGTTATGATAATGAATGgaattaaatatattacaagATTCATATATCCTTTCCTGATGAACAACAAATCACACGGAGGAGAGAAGTCCAATGCTTTTACTATAGGTAGATccataacacaaatataccgcaacCTTATAAAAACACAGGAAGAAAGGCCATCCTTATGGAATTAATGTAAATTGCTTTGATACCAAAATAAAACccacaaaataatttgtttgttcGGCGTTTGTTTTGCTTCATATCTTTTTAAAACCTAATGCAATTTAGGGATGACATCTGATTGCGTGCAATGAACACATGCTTAGTCTAAGTGACTGCGCTAGGGCTAGGAATCATAAGTTTATCCAGTTATCTGATACTGACATGAAGACAAACAATTCGTCCTACTCCTTTACTGTTATGGGCTAAGCACAAACTGCCTGTATAATatgcatttatatttttctcataCAAACAGGTGTAATACTAGTTGGTCtcgggcaatacactcatggctacccatgcaatacagtCTCGTGACgacacagcgtcaacaaaattactattttctcggtacaatttttaaaatgttaagacTAGGCTGAGTTTATTTTAAAAGATGCAATTAACGGGCATGGCGTTGAAAATAccatgcaattttcatgtatggaacaTTGACTTGCAGGCGCGTTAATtcgaaattatatcaaaatggcAGATAATTAAagaagtaaaattgcaataacaCGTAGAGGTATGAGAGACAAATTTTCTTTCATGTGTaggttttaaaatattttgtgaccctcgggtaaaatatccctatccttcatatccgcATATGAAACAGTCTTATAATGCTATGCatacaaaaatgtttattatgttatttctatgataaacataaattatcttatttatCTCCTTTTAATTTAACCTGTTAATtgtcattaaaaaaatagttatcCAAGTTGCCAAGATATCTAGAGCAAAACAGTGGACCCGCGAAAATGCAGACCTCGATAATCCGGAAAATTCACAATCCAGATGGAATTATCACGGAATGGATTTGATTATAGCCGTATTAAATGGAGTCCGGCAGTTCGAGTTAATCGCAATCCGGATGGTTTGGGCTTGGGAAGCACGTGTTCGGATTAACGAGATTCCACTAATTGGTGATCTACATAAAGTATCAAGAACAAATTGCCTTGTCAAACCCATAGAATCTATTacgttttcttttttttaaataaaatactatTCAAAATCCATTTAGTAAAAGGAAAGATTCTACTTAAAAAGTGAAGAGATACAGACATTTCCCTTGCTTCTGTCATTTTTTCACCCCACCTGAACAGTAGACCGTTGTCCATGGAGATTTAATCACTAGATCGATAGCAGTTTAGGTCGACAGGTGTCGTGAAACAGTGGCGTCTTTCGTGTGCAATTTTACTGTAAGTGTCCACAGAATACAGAGAAGCATTGTTGATGTCTTGAATGCATTGCGATCCTCTTTGTAAGTGACGGTGAAAATAGAACGACTCAATGAGGACACCGTACCCAGACTACAATTCTATAACTACATCAGAGATTCTTACCAAAATATGACAATTGACAACGCTGAAGACACGCAATACACATACTTTGTATATTGTATTCTAATCTTAATTCGCCCATGCGCAATGAAAACGACAAAAAAACTATTTACACAGCGACACAGTTGTTTTTTCCTGTCAAAAGTAGGTTTACTGCCCCAAAGACAATCATTTTCCTCTTCAGCAGGGGTAATCTAAGGATGTGCATGGTTCGGGAGAAATACATACATTTAGGAATATAATTGTTGAATTTGAGGCCATTGTCAACTTTTGTAGATCTTTTTCATCACTCGCTGTTTGCAAGACATCAATTGATGTTTTGTCTAGATATCAGTCCTTCATGATGTACCAGCGCTTATGTGTTGTATTTTCagaattaaagttatatatgaaTACATGATACAAATAAATTTACCGACACCAATTCAAATAACTCCATTGATTAccaatatcaattaattaattatcatcaaaataaagatattttgtcataaaaaaataaatatagaatacacaattaattttctatttagTACACAGTGAGACACATTCAATTTCAAGTG from Argopecten irradians isolate NY chromosome 5, Ai_NY, whole genome shotgun sequence includes:
- the LOC138323940 gene encoding mu-type opioid receptor-like; translation: MTTGNLTITEDADDGFPPFLIIFIVLQQLVFVLSCFGNGVVIFIFTRYLHLKSFTNRFVVGLAIADFCTGLSVGSQIVYFLFPELNTDRVACFVRYQLVAFMTTASQLTVSFTTFDRYIAICHPHSYTKVVTNITANVLVTLPWIYALVVTGISYVGLKPWTGESLFCLYHLIFEHGVYLASALTIIFFSIASLVMYMCILRVAWRYFNRIRPSNVSNVGSELRQKSTERNVRSAKVMGIVTAAFTVCWAPFTSYQLRYGLGSFDLTDYDVTASNWLVFLGMSNSLVNPVIYAWQRKDFTRACKKVCRMSSIRGSTTTDGFTSHASTT